A window of Liolophura sinensis isolate JHLJ2023 chromosome 4, CUHK_Ljap_v2, whole genome shotgun sequence genomic DNA:
CTCAACGTAGTTAGGATATGACCAGCATATCATCAAAACCACAACCACAGCACTAGTCCACGTTTTTCCCTCTTTAAAATTACTAGAGTCTTTccacattttgaaaataaacttGTGCggatcaagtccagcttgtcCGCTCTTCTCTCTATACTTGAGAGGTAGAAGTGCTGCCGTTTCGTGGAGTGTCAGGTCCTAGCTCGACCATTATCTAACTGCAACCAGTCCGAACGCGATCGCCTACAGCTTTTCAAGCGTGACAGTTGATTATGAACCGACACTCAGTTGTTGTTGACTGGCACCGGAGGTTTGAAAATCAAAGCGTTGCTAAAAACCTGCCGTTTTTCGAATGCATGACCCTTTAAAGTTCACAAACAATGGCAcgtcattttaaataaataaagaagtttttcacaaaactgtcgTAAATCGACAGTCATTTTTACATATAGCATAAACGGATGCCGTATTTGTTGGGGGCACCTGTCAGTAACAGCACGTGCCAAGACACTGTTGTGCCCCTTGCACTCGAGCACCGGTATGTTAAGGAGAGACTCGTACATTTACTCATAAAATGGTGAACGTAGCAAATATTCGTAAACTCTGTGAGGCCACTTCGATTTGCGTAATGAGAATAGCAAAAGCATACGTAACGTAGCTGAAAACAACACCTTAATAAATCTTATTCAAGATGataagcaaatgaaaactgtcaGTTACCTCCAGTCATGCAATTTACCAACTCACATGACGTACAGATATCAGAAAGAAAGATCGAGAGCACGTGCAGGATCgacataataatgaaaaaataaaataataagtaaTAATTTGTTATATTACAGGTTGTTTATGACTATCTTGTTCATTGTACGCTTGATCATAATTTGTCTGttctttacacatttgtgtgtctTTATACTTCCTATCACTTAAATCACGTGTCTTGATTGACAGAGCTCTCTGATCCGTGAAGGTAGATAGGCCTACAGAAGATCGGATTGTGCAAGTTTTGAGAGAAGGGATGGTAATGCCTTGTGAATCTGTTGGAAAGTCaagtttaaaactgtacatgcgTCTTTGTTTGTGTACGAAAGTATGCAATATGGTGGAGAAACCTCAAAAGATTCTGGCGGTGAGTAGTCATATTGATTACCGTAATCGTTTTTGGATGGATGAGTGTTGCCTCGTTGTGTGTGCAGAACCACATTGTCAGATGGAGAACTTTATGACATTTCCCCGCGACACACTTGCACCGGGGCGGTTGTGCTGAACTTCTCGCAATGCCGAACTGTGCGACAGTTTCTTAGTTTTGTGCCAGTGCAATGCTATGGAGCCGTCGAGCTTATCAGAGCAGATGTCGGCTGATCAACAAAGCTTCACACCTCTGACCGGTGTGGATGTGTTTATCAATCTGTCGATTACAGGTGACTATTCTATTGTAGATAAGTTTCGTCCATCCCCTGCTTCTCCTGTGTTTTCCACTCCCTGTCCACAGCCTACACAACCTATTATCAGCAACATTTCAAATTGCATCAAAGTGAACATTACTGAGTTTGGTGGTTTCGGTCATGAGAATGCAGAGAAATTTCTTCAAGAATTTCATTCTTTTGCCACTCTTAATTCATTAACAGATGAAGGTCGACAAATTGCTGCCTTTCACCTGCATCTCCAAGGTCCCGCCCTGATATGGTTCAATTCTTTaccatcgtcgtcatatgactgaaaaattgttgagcacgacgttaaaccccaatcactcattcactcactccattCTTTACCAAGCGAAGATAAACTATTGTGGTCCACCTTAGAACGATTGTTTCGTCTCCGCTACACACATGGTTATACTCAGAGTAATCCACAGCTACTAGTTGAAGCTGAACTGTTTCACTATTTGACATTAAAACCACATCAGTCTTTAGATGAATATCGCGGCATAATTCTTGAAAAGGGACTAAAATTGCAAAAACCTGACAGAGACTTATTGGTGAAGTTTACTGAGGGCCTCCCATCTCAACTGGCTTTCTTTGTTCGAGCCAGTAATCCTTCTACACATTTTAAGGCTCTCACCACAGCAAAGATGGGAGAAGCGTACAGTTATCGGGCACAAACACTTGTTGGATACGCTGGGATACCAAATGCACCATCACCCCAGCAATCAGATGTCTCCACGCCCGTTTCAAGCTTCCACCCTAATAAAGAGCTAAAAATGGTTATTGCCGCCAACAATTCGGCAATTACCACTATCCAGCAGCAATTGTCAAGTCGTTCAACAAAGCTTGAAAATAAGGTTTCACAAGCACCGACAGTCCTTCCCCCACTGTTACCGTATCCCCCCCAAACACCAGTATGCCAACAGAAGCCAGACATAGAGTGCTACAATTGTCACTGTCGCCTTGATGTTCGCCGACAGTGTAACTGGACGGGTCGCGGACAACCAGGCCCAGCTGTCATATGTCAAATCTGTAAACAATTCGCCCACACAGCAGACTGTTGTCGGCTTGTTTCACTGCAACACCCTGGTAGCCCCATCACACAATCAGCCGGTCAGGGAAACtaccagagcccgggggacacATCGTGCATTCCCCTGGGGAGGACAACAGCGCGATGTAGGAGGAGGAGCCCCTGCCCGAGCGTTCACCAGCAGTGAAGACAATTGACTGCACTGACACAGAAACAGACTCCGACTCTAGCAGCAGTGACACGGATAATGATAGTTATACTAAACCACACGAGCAGTTTGTGTATGTGCCTGTACATATTGGTAATTTACAGATATCTGCTTTACTTGATTCGGGTAGTTCAATCAATCTCATGTCGGAAGAATATTACAATTTATTGCCAGCATATTTGAAGTCAAGTATTACTGCTTTgtctttttcaaacattttgttaGCAAATGATCATCATGTTGATGTTCTTGGCACAGCTAAAGTCAAAGTCAAACTGCCAGTAAGTCATGGCAGAATCACTGTTCACATGTTACGGCAGACGTCGCAGCCTTTGATATTGGGAACTACATTCCTTAGGCATCAAGATCTCGGTTTAGATTTCAGTCAGTCCAAATATAAgtggacaaaaacaaaagtgcGTTGTAGGAAATCTGTCACTTTTCCACCGCGTACTGAAACAATAATAACGGCTTCTGTTCCGAGCACATTTTGTATGGGCTTACAGGGAATTTGTACTCAGGATAACCATGTATTGAAAGTCAACATTTTAGTTTCCAAGGCTGTGGTTGTTGTTGCAAGGTTCCATACTGTACCTGTAAAAGTGTGTAATCCTACTGCAGAATCAATTGTTCTTCCTAGACGTACCGTATTGGCAGAGTTTACTTTGCTTGACTCTGACTACAAAGTTTAACCAGTAAGTAGTACATGTTTTAACAGGTCTGATGTTGTAAACTTGTTTGGACAAATTCTAATTTGTTAAATGAAGATCGTGAGCAGCTTCAGAAAGTATTGTATGATAATAAGGATGTTTTTGTTACCAGTGATAATCCCGGTTTAGGGTTAACACATGTGGTAGAAcacaatattgttttgaaaCCGGGCGCCAAGCCAAAATATCAAAGGCCATATCGGTTGTCACCTGATAAAAGGGAAGTGTTGAGGCATCAGTTGGATGAAGTATTGGCACAGGGTGTGATTGCTCCAGTAAATGAAACTGAGGACTTGCCTATCACCAGCCCGATTGTCCTTGTGACTAAACGAAATCCAGAACAAGGTCTTTTTCTTGGATCTAACAAGCTGCTTTATCCATATACCGTTTTTGTTGTGATTTCCGTCACTTGAACAGTCAAACATTGGATTTTCGATACGCCATACCAGATTTACAGGAATTAACTGGGGCCGTGTCTACAAAAACGCCAAACTTTATCAAATTGATCTAAGTTCTGGGTTTTTCCAGATGGGAATTAATCCTGAATCGTCCAAGTACGCTACATTTAATACGTGTTTTGGAACTTATAAGTTCACACGTCTTCCAATGGGCCTCCGTATGTCACCCTATACCTTCCAGCTTCTCATGGACAAGATCCTTCATGGTctgaaaaatgtcagaaatatttcagGAACACCTTGCTGACTTAAACCGGGGTTTTTGGTCGTTTACGTAACGCTGGCCTCAAGCTTGGACCTAGAAAGTGTTCCTTTGCTCAGTCCTCTGCTATATTTCTGGGACACGAAATATCAGCTGATGGTATTCGCCCTCCCCCTGACAGAATAAAGGCAGTGCAAGACTTTCCGAAACCTGCATCTGTGCATGAGCTTCGTAAAGCCATGGGACTGCTTAATTGGTTCAGACAGTTTATACCCAACTTTGCTGCTACTGCCTTTCCGTTgaataatttgttgaaaaagaatgtgcCGTTTGTGTGGACACGTGAACATTCACAAGCGTTTGCGGTATTAAAACGAGCTCTTGTGAGTTCTGACGCATTGGCGTTTCCCAGATATGATTTACCCTTTTTTCTGACTGTGGATACTTCAGGTCGTGGAATTGGATACATGCTGTATAAACGCTATCCAGATAACGAAACTGTTCATGTTATAGGGTTTGGCTCAAAGGCTTTGACGCGATTGCAGCGCTCATATGGACGGACGAAACTTGAACTTCGCGGCATGGTTACTACATGGCATCAATTACTGATTGCGCTTCATATTTGCGAGGCCGCCAGTTTGTGCTAGAATGTGATCACCAGGCTTTGAAACCTCTGTTTCAGAAGAAATTTCGCAGCGCCATCTACGAACGCTGGATGACAATTCTTCAACAGTTCAATTTCAGGATTGATTACACGCCATCCATGCAGATGCACGTGCCTGACGCTCTGTCGCACTGTCACCCGAACGCCGAATTTGGATCCGCGGGACCCAGTCCTGATGAAGAGGTCCTGTATTTTCCATATGTACCAAAGAAGATTTCTCACCCGATTCTTATGACGGAAGGAGGTCAACTACAGGATTTAACTGAGTGGGATGACACCTCAGTGGATGAAAACTTGCCACCCGTTACATTACAACCCGAGATTGTAGCAAACTGTTCATCTCAACCACAGAAACAATGTGTAAATTGCTCGCATGTGTATGGTGCCGACACTGAAGCCGGAATTCCCATAGTAACAGTGCGAGAAGTTCATGACCAGAATTTACACCAACCAGAGCGTACAGACGTCACCAGCTTGCTCTTTTTCTAAGAGACAGATTTTAGCATTGAAAGCATAGCTAAAATGTAAGCTGTGGATAACAGCATAAGCCCTATGTTGAACTGTTTGCAATCTGGACTGTTTCCAGATTCCCAGAAAGAATCGCATCGGATTATTTTGGAATCGTCTAATTTTATTGTTGTGcagaatgttttgtttcattccaGGATTGCCAAATCGAAAAGGGCTATGGACTTGAAACATTATCAGCTTGTTTTGCCCAAAATTGTGATCAACACTATGTCAAAACTCTTTCATGATTCTCCATTCGCTGGGCATGGTGGTGTAAACGACACACTTGACAAAATTagagcacatttttattttagaaatatGTCTCAGATTGTTTGGGATTAGCGGAGGAAAATGACACGTGCCCATACCAAATCTAGAATCACGGCGTATCCAACGCCAGGTGCTCCGTTCGAAGTTTGGCACCTGGACTTATTCGGACTGCTACCTCTCACCTCTCAAGGTTATCGTTATGTGTTCACGGCGACTGACATGTTCAGTCGGTATCTATACACAGCTCCACTGGCGAACAAGGACGCTTGCACACTGACAACTGCGCTGTTTCGCCTGCTTACCACCTTTGGGACTTGTAGAGCCCTTATCTCGGATCCTGGATCTGAGTTTACAGCAGAGATCACAAAAAGTGTTTGTAAATTGCTTGAGGTTTCCTTTGCAGTTTACCCCAGCATACATGCACCATTGCCTTGGCGCATGtgagagggggcctccgtggctcagccggttagcgcgctagcgcagcgtaatgacgcaggagtttctcaccaatgcagttgctgtgagttcaggtccagctcatgctggcttcctctccagctgtatgtgggaaggttttccagcaacctgcagatggttgtgggtttccccgggctctgcccggttttcttcccaccataatgctggccgccgtcgtataagtgaaatatttttgagtacggcgtaaaacacgtatcaaataaataaataaataaataaaaatggcGCATGTGAGCGAACACACTGAACGTTAGCCGAACGACTGACACCATCCCTAAGATCAACTACAACATGTGATAAGCATTTGCCAGCCATTGTATTTGCAATCAACTCATCCGTAAGTTCTTACCATGGATATTCTCCCTTCGAGGTGATATATGCTCGACGCCCCACGTTTCCCCTGACTTCCTCACCAGATGCTGTTCTTCAGATGTCTCGTCCAGACGTTCAGCAGTATCTGGAGACGTTTGTTAACCAGTGGGATACTGTGCGCAGTGAAGTCAAAGAAGCTGCCGTTAAAACCCAGCAGAGCATGTTGAAAAAGGAGCGCAAACACATCAAACCGCTACGTGTCTCTAAAGGTAATTATGTGTATCTTCTGCATGAACCAACGGGTCATGGTCGTAAGTTACAGCCCAGATACAGTGGTCCGTACATCATTGAAGAAGTGACATCACCTCACACTGTTTTACTGCATGACCCTGAGACAAAGAAACGTGTGAAAGGTTCTGTCCACATGGATAGACTGAAAGTCGCTTATGTGCGCGAACCGTGCCCTGAACCGTATTTTCCTATTACGGTTACGACGAAACAACCTAACATTCATCAGCCTGTGAAGCCGACATCACCTTCCTCCTCTCTGGACGCCTCACCTGACAATAAAACTACAGAAGTTCTGACCCGCCCTAAACGCACTCGGCGAAAGCCAGTTCGCTATTGAGACACAAATCACGTTGATCCTCGTCACTTGTCAGATCTCTGATCTTCCAGTCGTGGACATCAGACGATCAAAAGGGTGTTAGCGCAGCATAAAACTGCCAACCGTGTAGAGTAACTTGTGAAAATCAGGGGTGATCCTTCGCAAAATGCTTTTTGGGTGACGCCTGATCCCTTAGACTCTAAAGCTCGCTGGTCAATTCAATGTAGTCCACCCGCATGGGTACCGTAATGCCGATGTCTGTTATTTGAATATTATATTATGACAGTAGTTGGTTTCAGtattttgtagatttttgttgttgtatttgcTGTTTTAATTCCTAATCTTACATAAGAATCAAGATTTTGCTTTCTGGACGTCTGCATGTGTCATTTAACCGTAGTGTTGTACTAAAGCTGTTgcctccatttgccaaatggagaGTGCGCCAGAACtcctattccctatactacttcTGTTTTACTATTGAAAAACTCTCCAAAAGTATCTTATTGTCTTGTATCAGTATGGATGGATAGGCCAGAAAGGTTTTGTTCTCATGTCTTTTTGTGTGCGGTTGATGTTCCTTTGAGGCAATGCGGGTAACGAGTTATGCGCCAAATGTATTCAGTTTTCTGTATCTAACTTGCTGTAAACATCTCTGGGTCTCCGTGTGTTTTAGCTTACATTCGGATTTCACTTCATGTAAACATCTGTTATAAACATTtgcacattgcacatgtacattgtatttccATTTGTTGATTATTGTTGTACAATTCACACCTTTATTTTCCTTGATTTTGATGAACCAGCTAGTCATgtgtaaaattgttttcaatacaattttatttttgtgggtgCATGTTATGTTACAGGTTGTTTATGACTAGCTTGTTCACTGTACGCTTGATCATAATTTGTCTGttctttacacatttgtgtgtctTTATACTTCCTATCACTTAAATCACGTGTCTTGATTGACAGAGCTCTCTGATCCGTGAAGGTAGATATAGAAGATCGGATTGTGCAAGGTTTGTGAGAAGAAATGGTAATGCTTTGTGAATCTGTTGGAAATACaagtttaaaactgtacatgcgTCTTTGTGTACGCAAGTatgcaaaaaattaaaaaaaaaaaaacacgaaagatgacctaaaatttgcTCAACGACTAATAATACAtgtcctgattctgagagttcttgGGTTCGtttgtgtgtctatatatatatatatatatatatatatatatatatactagtacTAGATTTGCTTAAAAACACTACagatactgtatttatttttgcttCAGGCTATGAAATGTTAGTTTGAACAATTAAATCAGGTCAAGGCAGGCATCGAAATTAAATCCATTGCAtatttctttttgaattttcatttattcaaaatttatCGTTATCTGTATGTCATAACGGGGAGCCGTAACCGTGACATGGttagaaaacaattttaaattacCCCAGTGAATCAATGTGTTCTAACTGTTGCGCTTGGGTATTGTATTGCTTGCGCCGCATACTCCTTACTCTTCGCTTTACACCAGTGCCACCACTAGCACtttttgaacagaaatcttgaaaacCGCCGAGGTCACTCGGttcatggtgatgaggcaggaagtgactgtcagaaagaaaaaaagaatctGTCTAAACCTTCgtctctaataatacttcaTACTCATGCATTCTCTGGGGAATGTGCACCATGGTTTTaaccaaaacacaaaacagtattactgatgaatgctgattaaatagttccgcgggtgaacacaagtgatgaggctaatcTGAAACAAATGTGCGTCGCGCatgctccaaaggtcaagtgGCAGTGATGTCAAGTGAAAAGTAGGGAGTGACGCGtgcactgtaaggagtgtgCCTACGCTCATTTGAcacagaaagtgaaagtaagtAGGCAAGTGACTGAAAGTTAGTAGAAGGTTACATCAAACTGACGGAAGAATTAGAAGAAATAACTTATGTGAATCGTTCAGGAGTGGGCAGTGTGTTGTTTCATGGCTAGAAGTTGTTACTGGGTGACATACGTACCGTGCCCACGAACACACACCATCGGCACGCAACCAAAGTAACAGAGAGGTACCCGACAGAACCGGTTCATTCTGTGGACGGCAAAGAGCTGAGAGACTTTCGacagatgtttttatttattcttgttGTTTTGCTTTTCCAATTGATAACTATGAAGAATGCTTTACTGCAGATCTTCATCTTGTGGAGTTGTTTTCTGATTGCTGGAAGCTATCCTGTAAAGAGAGCAGTGATAAAATGTGTGGGTGGAAGAAAAACCTGTGATGGTGACTTGAAGGAACATTGCTGGGATAGGGATTATAATCATGCTGTGGAGGGATGTTTAAAGCCTATAATGTGTGAAaaaggtaaatttattttttttttaaaggtctATATATACCTGGGGCTACTTTCACGGAActtcataaatcagtttttcgcAACTTTTCCCATAAATGACACTGCCTTATATGGCGCTCTGACCAACGTCTTttatgaaaagaacaaatttatcTCTTGCGCTTCTTAATATTACcagattttttgtaaaaaaaaaaaatatccagctCACGTAAACATGGCTGGGTCCTATCAAATAATTCACCTCTGTAGGATGTTTGGTAAATGCAGGAAAAGAAACAGTTTCTAACCTCCTCCACCAGTCTAGTGGCATAAAACAGTAcatgaagtgaacataaaatatgGCCTTTTTTAAATTACCCCTCGACCTAGgaggtaaatatcagatattgttgaaaatagatctCAATGTTTGATTTAATTGAACTGCCGAAGCAGGTTAATATTAGAAATTGTTCAAAATATAACTCATTGTTGAATCTAATTTAACTATCCCTCGACCAAACTTGCTTTGGTCATTGCTTGAGGTACTTGTATTTTCGTAATACATAGATTACCTCCCTTTTCCAGGTTGTACCTCCTTtgacagtacatatatgtatatctatcctctttttcattttgaaagcaTCTGGCACTAtataaattatttctgtttacTTTGTCAATTTCTCAATTTCTTGACTGATTCAGAAGTAGTTAACATTACAAGAAATTTCACAGGTGGATTAGTCACAGTTGATCACTGAGGTTGTTTAAATTCCATCACTGGTACTTTCTAAGTGCTAACAACATTGGGTAGTTGGACAAATACCTGCCGTCAGGGGCGGAGAATCCATGACAAGGGAAGTAATCTGTGCTTTACGAAAACACAGAATTGCAGCACTCAGATTCTGTCTGTACAAATCTTTGTCTCCTGAATGCTTATAGCCAAAATTACCaaacatacatgacatatatacTCCCCATTCAatttcatttgtattgtttttgttcttattAGGGACCTATTCATGGTATAAAGGTTCCCCTCCAGAAATTCAGCCAACCTGCCTTCCCTGTGAAGAGGGCATGTTTAACGATCTCGAGTGTTCCTCGGACAAACTCAGCTGTGTAGATGCTTGTTGGCCAATATATGAATGTTCGGACAAGGGCCTCATTCTTTATAGAAAGGGAAACCGCACGCATGATTCTGTGTGCAAGTGCAATCTTGAAAAAGGGTATCATGGTGGAAAAGCAAACTATACATGTCAGGTCAATAATTGTCACTGCCAACAAGGAAATTGTCCTTCTGGGAAACAGCTGAATGAAACAGGTAAGGATTGAATGCAAAACTGTGTAATGCTGCACAGTTGTTGTCAGAATGTTGTGCTGTGTGGTAATCATGATATTCCTGAAACGGTATTGTAATAGTgttatcatgaaaaaaaaattgctgtaATAATGTAATAGTgcaacagtgagtgagtgagtgagcgagtgaaagttttaacgttgctttcaacagtatttcagttttatcgtgacaataaaacgtcaagtagtcgatctactacggataattcatttactattcagtcaaaaaggacaccagaagtcacataacaaacacagaccaTGTAACACTATTACTGTAGTAATGTAATAGTGCAACAGTACTGATGTAACAGTATTAATTGTAATGAAACAGTATTCCTCTAAAAGTATGGTGTTTCAGTATTACTGTATTAGTACTATATCATAACAGTGATAGTGTAACAGGGTTATAATTTAACAGTAGTACTGTAATAGTGTAACAGTGCAATACTggtagcctgcggatggtggttggtttccttcaggctccgtccagtttcctcccaccataatactgactcCTGTCACATTTTAGTGTAGGTGtaatataccaatcaaataaataaagaaagaaataaagaaatgaatggcAAATCCACAACATCCATTCTGACAGACAACATCCATATGAAG
This region includes:
- the LOC135464381 gene encoding NF-X1-type zinc finger protein NFXL1-like — protein: MVMPCESVGKSSLKLYMRLCLCTKVCNMVEKPQKILAIFILWSCFLIAGSYPVKRAVIKCVGGRKTCDGDLKEHCWDRDYNHAVEGCLKPIMCEKGTYSWYKGSPPEIQPTCLPCEEGMFNDLECSSDKLSCVDACWPIYECSDKGLILYRKGNRTHDSVCKCNLEKGYHGGKANYTCQVNNCHCQQGNCPSGKQLNETGNCVPCPPGTHKPIESSYPCTHRFPYLTNKAEPNTRRTSQTEPTTTPDNETMGNNTWTWIPGIILFLVLALAGE
- the LOC135464824 gene encoding uncharacterized protein LOC135464824 is translated as MEPSSLSEQMSADQQSFTPLTGVDVFINLSITANDHHVDVLGTAKVKVKLPVSHGRITVHMLRQTSQPLILGTTFLRHQDLGLDFSQSKYKWTKTKVRCRKSVTFPPRTETIITASVPSTFCMGLQGICTQDNHVLKVNILVSKAVVVVARFHTVPVKVCNPTAESIVLPRRTVLAEFTLLDSDYKCCKLVWTNSNLLNEDREQLQKVLYDNKDVFVTSDNPGLGLTHVVEHNIVLKPGAKPKYQRPYRLSPDKREVLRHQLDEVLAQGVIAPVNETEDLPITSPIVLVTKRNPEQGLFLGSNKLLYPYTVFVVISVT